The Streptomyces sp. CC0208 genome window below encodes:
- a CDS encoding sugar ABC transporter permease, producing MTATTTAPLATTPVRTARQPSGRLRAWATRAPLLPALIFMIVVTQLPFVATVVISFFDWNSLYPKARHFTGVDNYRDVLTDADLRHSVWTTILLTVTVVLVSLVLGLLLALLLDRRFKGRGVVRTLLIAPFLVVPVAAALLWKHVLYNPEYGLLNGLLHYVGGPQPDWISNTPLLAVEASLVWQWTPFMMLILLAGLQSRDQQQMEAARVDGASDWQIFRYLTLPHLRRYLELGALLGSIYIVQNFDAVFTITSGGLGTANLPYTVYQSFYQAHENGLASAAGVLVVIGSIIIATFALRVVSSLFREEAGRS from the coding sequence ATGACCGCGACCACCACGGCCCCCCTGGCCACCACCCCTGTACGCACCGCGCGGCAGCCCTCCGGACGACTGCGCGCCTGGGCCACCCGCGCCCCGCTGCTCCCCGCCCTGATCTTCATGATCGTGGTCACCCAACTGCCCTTCGTGGCCACGGTGGTGATCTCGTTCTTCGACTGGAACTCCCTCTATCCCAAGGCGCGTCACTTCACCGGCGTCGACAACTACCGGGACGTCCTGACCGACGCGGACCTGCGCCACTCGGTGTGGACGACCATCCTGCTGACGGTGACCGTGGTCCTGGTCAGCCTGGTCCTCGGACTGCTTCTGGCCCTGCTCCTCGACCGTCGCTTCAAGGGCCGGGGCGTGGTCCGCACCCTGCTGATCGCCCCCTTCCTGGTGGTCCCGGTGGCGGCGGCACTGCTCTGGAAACACGTGCTCTACAACCCCGAATACGGTCTGCTCAACGGGTTGTTGCACTATGTGGGCGGCCCACAGCCCGACTGGATCTCGAACACCCCGCTGCTCGCGGTCGAGGCCTCCCTGGTCTGGCAGTGGACCCCGTTCATGATGCTCATCCTGCTGGCCGGCCTCCAGAGCCGCGACCAGCAGCAGATGGAGGCCGCGCGGGTGGACGGCGCGAGCGACTGGCAGATCTTCCGCTATCTGACGCTCCCGCATCTGCGCCGCTATCTCGAACTCGGCGCCCTGCTGGGCTCGATCTACATCGTCCAGAACTTCGACGCGGTCTTCACGATCACCTCCGGCGGCCTCGGGACCGCCAACCTTCCCTACACCGTCTACCAGAGCTTCTACCAGGCCCACGAGAACGGCCTCGCCTCGGCCGCCGGGGTCCTGGTCGTCATCGGCTCGATCATCATCGCGACCTTCGCCCTGCGCGTGGTGTCGTCCCTGTTCCGTGAGGAGGCGGGCCGGTCATGA
- a CDS encoding DeoR/GlpR family DNA-binding transcription regulator codes for MTSTAEERQREIVRTARTTGSVDVNTLATQLGVAKETVRRDLRALEDHGLVRRTHGGAYPVESAGFETTLAFRATSHVPEKRRVAAAAAELLGDAETVFVDEGFTPQLIAEALPRDRPLTVVTASLPVAGVLAEAENTSVLLLGGRVRPGTLATVDHWTTKMLAGFVLDLAYIGANGISREHGLTTPDPAVSEVKAQAIRAARRTVFAGVHTKFGAVSFCRFAEIGALEAIVTSTLLPSSEAHRYSLLGPQVIRV; via the coding sequence ATGACCAGTACCGCGGAAGAACGCCAGCGGGAGATCGTACGGACCGCCCGCACCACCGGCTCCGTCGACGTCAACACCCTCGCCACCCAACTCGGCGTCGCCAAGGAAACCGTACGAAGAGACCTCCGCGCCCTGGAGGACCACGGCCTGGTCCGCCGTACGCACGGCGGCGCCTACCCCGTGGAGAGCGCGGGGTTCGAGACCACGCTCGCCTTCCGCGCCACCAGCCACGTGCCCGAGAAACGCCGGGTCGCGGCCGCCGCGGCCGAGCTGCTCGGGGACGCCGAGACGGTCTTCGTCGACGAGGGCTTCACCCCGCAGCTCATCGCCGAGGCCCTGCCCCGGGACCGGCCGCTGACCGTGGTCACCGCGTCCCTTCCGGTCGCCGGCGTCCTCGCCGAGGCCGAGAACACCTCCGTCCTGCTGCTCGGCGGCCGGGTCCGCCCCGGCACCCTGGCGACCGTCGACCACTGGACGACCAAGATGCTGGCCGGCTTCGTCCTCGACCTCGCCTACATCGGCGCCAACGGCATCTCCCGCGAGCACGGCCTCACCACCCCCGACCCCGCGGTCAGCGAGGTCAAGGCGCAGGCGATCCGGGCCGCGCGCCGCACGGTCTTCGCCGGTGTGCACACCAAGTTCGGCGCGGTCAGCTTCTGCCGGTTCGCGGAGATCGGCGCGTTGGAGGCGATCGTGACGAGCACCCTGCTGCCCTCGTCCGAGGCGCACCGGTACTCACTGCTGGGACCACAGGTCATCCGGGTCTGA
- a CDS encoding sugar ABC transporter substrate-binding protein, which yields MRTQSRRRPPRATLAMAAAGTLLAPLLSGCWVGAGGAGSGGDAINVLMVNNPQMTELQKLTRAHFTKETGIKVNFTVLPENDVRDKISQDFANQAGQYDVATLSNYEIPIYARNGWLHEMNSYVAKDPSYDEKDVLAPMRQSLTGDDGRLYGQPFYGESSFLMYRKDVFEQKGLTMPARPTWRQVADLAAKADGAEPGMKGICLRGLPGWGEVMAPLTTVVNTFGGTWFDKSWKARLDSPAFEKATKFYVDLVREHGESGAAQSGFAECLNNMTQGKVAMWYDATSAAGSLEAKGSPVKGKVGYAPAPVEETKSSGWLYTWAWGIQDASRNPDKAWKFVSWASSKQYEQLVGDRIGWSNVPAGKRASTYTNPAYVKEAAAFQEMTKQAIEQARPNDPGVQPRPAPGIQFVGIPEFTDLGTRVSQEISAAIAGRQSVDSALRKSQQIAEKISEEYEGR from the coding sequence ATGCGAACCCAGAGCCGACGACGGCCACCGCGAGCCACGCTCGCCATGGCCGCCGCAGGGACGCTGCTCGCCCCGCTGCTCTCCGGCTGCTGGGTCGGAGCCGGCGGGGCGGGATCGGGCGGTGACGCCATCAACGTCCTGATGGTCAACAACCCCCAGATGACCGAACTGCAGAAGCTGACCCGGGCCCACTTCACCAAGGAGACCGGGATCAAGGTCAACTTCACCGTCCTGCCCGAGAACGACGTCCGCGACAAGATCAGCCAGGACTTCGCCAACCAGGCAGGCCAGTACGACGTGGCGACCCTGTCGAACTACGAGATCCCGATCTACGCCCGCAACGGCTGGCTGCACGAGATGAACTCGTACGTGGCCAAGGACCCGTCGTACGACGAGAAGGACGTCCTCGCGCCGATGCGCCAGTCGCTGACCGGCGACGACGGCAGGCTCTACGGCCAGCCCTTCTACGGCGAGTCGTCCTTCCTGATGTACCGCAAGGACGTCTTCGAGCAGAAGGGTCTGACGATGCCGGCCCGGCCCACCTGGCGGCAGGTGGCCGACCTGGCGGCGAAGGCCGACGGGGCCGAGCCCGGCATGAAGGGCATCTGCCTGCGCGGTCTGCCGGGCTGGGGCGAGGTCATGGCCCCGCTCACCACGGTCGTGAACACCTTCGGCGGCACCTGGTTCGACAAGAGCTGGAAGGCCCGGCTCGACTCGCCCGCCTTCGAGAAGGCGACGAAGTTCTATGTCGACCTCGTCCGCGAGCACGGCGAGTCCGGCGCCGCCCAGTCCGGGTTCGCCGAGTGCCTCAACAACATGACCCAGGGCAAGGTCGCCATGTGGTACGACGCCACCTCCGCGGCCGGTTCCCTGGAGGCGAAGGGCTCCCCGGTCAAGGGCAAGGTGGGCTACGCTCCGGCCCCCGTCGAGGAGACGAAGTCCTCCGGCTGGCTCTACACCTGGGCCTGGGGCATCCAGGACGCCTCCCGCAACCCCGACAAGGCCTGGAAGTTCGTCTCCTGGGCCTCCAGCAAGCAGTACGAGCAGCTGGTCGGCGACCGGATCGGCTGGTCCAACGTGCCGGCCGGCAAACGCGCCTCGACGTACACCAACCCCGCCTACGTCAAGGAGGCCGCCGCCTTCCAGGAGATGACCAAGCAGGCCATCGAGCAGGCCCGGCCGAACGACCCGGGTGTGCAGCCGCGCCCCGCGCCCGGCATCCAGTTCGTCGGCATCCCCGAGTTCACCGATCTCGGCACCAGGGTCTCCCAGGAGATCAGCGCGGCCATCGCCGGACGCCAGTCCGTCGATTCGGCCCTGAGGAAGTCCCAGCAGATCGCCGAGAAGATCTCCGAGGAGTACGAGGGACGATGA
- a CDS encoding 5-dehydro-4-deoxyglucarate dehydratase yields the protein MTPSADLAHRLGIPSGPLFFPVTAYGPDGSVDLAVYRAHVRRGVDAGAAAVFACCGTGEFHALTPEEFERCVRAAVEETAGRVPVVAGTGYGTALAVRYARLAEAAGADGLLAMPPYLVVAGQEGLLRHYREVAAATALPVIVYQRDNAVFAPETVVELARSEGIIGLKDGLGDLDLMQRIVSAVRTEAPGDFLYFNGLPTAEQTQLAYQAIGVPLYSSAVFCFAPEIALDFHRALIDGDRATADRLLDGFYRPFVELRARGRGYAVSLVKAGVRMRGLDVGEVRPPLHEPDEDHVKQLAEIIERGHALLEEAQ from the coding sequence GTGACGCCGTCCGCCGACCTCGCCCATCGACTCGGCATCCCCAGCGGGCCGCTGTTCTTCCCCGTCACCGCCTACGGCCCGGACGGATCCGTCGACCTCGCCGTGTACCGCGCGCACGTACGCCGGGGCGTGGACGCGGGGGCCGCGGCCGTGTTCGCGTGCTGCGGCACCGGGGAGTTCCACGCGCTCACGCCCGAGGAGTTCGAGCGTTGCGTCCGGGCGGCCGTCGAGGAGACGGCGGGGCGCGTCCCGGTGGTCGCGGGCACCGGATACGGCACCGCGCTCGCCGTACGGTACGCACGGCTCGCCGAGGCGGCCGGCGCCGACGGGCTGCTCGCCATGCCGCCCTACCTCGTGGTGGCCGGGCAGGAGGGGCTGCTGCGGCACTACCGCGAGGTGGCCGCCGCGACCGCGCTCCCGGTGATCGTCTACCAGCGCGACAACGCCGTCTTCGCCCCGGAGACCGTCGTCGAACTGGCCCGCAGCGAGGGGATCATCGGTCTCAAGGACGGCCTCGGCGACCTCGACCTCATGCAGCGGATCGTCAGCGCGGTGCGCACCGAGGCACCCGGCGACTTCCTGTACTTCAACGGACTGCCGACCGCCGAGCAGACCCAGCTCGCCTACCAGGCCATCGGCGTCCCCCTGTACTCGTCCGCCGTCTTCTGCTTCGCCCCCGAGATCGCCCTCGACTTCCACCGGGCACTCATCGACGGCGACCGGGCGACGGCCGACCGTCTGCTCGACGGCTTCTACCGTCCCTTCGTCGAACTGCGCGCGCGGGGCCGCGGCTACGCCGTCTCCCTCGTCAAGGCCGGTGTCCGGATGCGCGGCCTCGACGTGGGGGAGGTCCGCCCGCCGCTGCACGAGCCGGACGAGGATCATGTGAAGCAACTCGCGGAGATCATCGAGCGCGGCCACGCGCTGCTGGAGGAGGCACAGTGA
- a CDS encoding NAD(P)-dependent oxidoreductase, which yields MPAPRTVLLTGAAGGLGTLMRDLLPAYGYDLRLLDLRPVEGEPDAIVADLADKEAVREAVRGVDAIVHLAGISLEAPFEKILKANIEGTYHLYEAAHAEGVGRIVFASSNHAVGYTPRPQGDDPLIPIDTPRRPDTFYGLSKSFGEDLAQFYWDKHGLETVSVRIGSCFPEPTSVRMLSLWMSPADGARLFHAALTAEQVGHTVVYGSSANTRLWWDLTTARALGYDPQDDSEPYAEKLIAEQGELQEGNEGHAYLGGQFVTDPPIWPY from the coding sequence ATGCCCGCTCCCCGTACCGTTCTGCTCACCGGTGCCGCCGGCGGGCTCGGCACCCTGATGCGGGATCTGCTCCCGGCCTACGGCTACGACCTGCGCCTGCTCGATCTGCGCCCCGTCGAGGGCGAGCCGGACGCGATCGTCGCCGACCTCGCCGACAAGGAAGCTGTACGCGAGGCCGTGCGAGGTGTCGACGCGATCGTCCACCTGGCGGGCATCTCCCTGGAAGCCCCCTTCGAGAAGATCCTCAAGGCGAACATCGAGGGCACCTACCACCTGTACGAGGCCGCGCACGCGGAGGGCGTCGGACGCATCGTCTTCGCCTCCTCCAACCACGCGGTGGGCTACACCCCCCGCCCCCAGGGCGACGACCCGCTGATCCCGATCGACACCCCGCGCCGCCCGGACACCTTCTACGGCCTGTCCAAGTCCTTCGGCGAGGACCTCGCCCAGTTCTACTGGGACAAGCACGGCCTGGAGACCGTCTCCGTGCGCATCGGCTCCTGCTTCCCCGAGCCCACCAGCGTGCGCATGCTCTCGCTGTGGATGAGCCCGGCCGACGGCGCCCGTCTCTTCCACGCGGCCCTGACCGCCGAGCAGGTCGGCCACACCGTGGTCTACGGCTCCTCCGCCAACACCCGCCTGTGGTGGGACCTGACCACCGCGCGCGCCCTCGGCTACGACCCCCAGGACGACTCGGAGCCGTACGCGGAGAAGCTCATAGCCGAACAGGGCGAACTCCAGGAGGGCAACGAGGGGCACGCCTACCTGGGCGGCCAGTTCGTGACGGACCCGCCGATCTGGCCGTACTGA